A single genomic interval of Legionella israelensis harbors:
- a CDS encoding phasin family protein, giving the protein MTQAAYERWNDFAKKMQEPFQAIAELNVKTLQDLTYLKPEDFQKLKNPEEIWEKQINLAVENGHKALDYMQKSFHIFEKAMMSMVQETKKNTEIKK; this is encoded by the coding sequence ATGACACAAGCTGCTTATGAAAGATGGAATGATTTTGCAAAAAAAATGCAGGAACCATTTCAAGCTATAGCTGAACTTAATGTTAAGACTTTACAAGACTTGACTTATTTAAAGCCTGAAGATTTTCAAAAATTAAAAAATCCTGAAGAAATTTGGGAAAAACAAATCAATCTTGCCGTTGAAAATGGTCATAAGGCCTTAGACTATATGCAAAAATCTTTTCATATTTTTGAGAAGGCCATGATGTCTATGGTTCAAGAAACAAAGAAAAACACCGAAATTAAAAAATAA
- the phbB gene encoding acetoacetyl-CoA reductase — protein sequence MKAVNIVLVTGGTGDIATAITRQISDKRTHVIALDIVSPEEAEQWKKKLAKQGIKNVSYRRLDVTDFDECKKVIDSIIDDFDHIDALINNAGITKDAVFYKMTKKQWDDVLTVNLDGIFNVTRHVVGYMRDREYGRIVNISSVNAQKGQFSQANYSSSKAGIYGFTKTLAQELMSKNITVNSLSPGYVNTRLMEKIRSDILENIIEQIPAGRLAEPEEIAWAVAFLIDEKSRYITGSNLCINGGLYME from the coding sequence ATGAAAGCCGTTAACATCGTACTGGTTACCGGAGGAACAGGTGATATTGCCACCGCTATTACCCGACAAATCAGTGATAAACGCACGCATGTGATTGCTCTGGATATTGTTTCTCCAGAAGAGGCGGAACAATGGAAAAAAAAGTTAGCAAAACAAGGAATTAAAAACGTTAGTTATCGCCGCTTGGACGTGACGGATTTTGATGAATGTAAAAAGGTGATCGATTCAATCATTGATGATTTTGATCATATCGATGCGTTAATTAACAATGCCGGAATCACAAAAGATGCGGTTTTTTATAAAATGACAAAGAAGCAGTGGGATGATGTTTTGACCGTGAATCTGGATGGCATCTTTAATGTAACTCGCCATGTGGTTGGGTATATGCGGGATAGGGAGTACGGGCGCATCGTCAATATTTCTTCGGTTAATGCACAAAAAGGACAATTTTCTCAAGCAAATTATTCATCTTCCAAAGCCGGCATTTATGGTTTTACGAAAACGCTTGCCCAGGAGCTTATGAGTAAAAATATTACCGTCAATTCTTTATCACCAGGTTATGTGAATACACGATTGATGGAAAAGATCAGGTCTGATATTTTAGAAAATATTATTGAACAGATTCCTGCCGGGCGTCTGGCAGAACCTGAAGAAATTGCCTGGGCCGTTGCCTTTTTAATCGACGAAAAAAGCCGTTATATTACGGGCAGTAACCTCTGCATCAATGGTGGTTTATACATGGAATAA
- a CDS encoding N-acetylmuramoyl-L-alanine amidase-like domain-containing protein, whose amino-acid sequence MIRKNITHPSTHLNQNSSRKHLFSFSIQEHLALFKKQKHNHQSMVIARGFLIIFAVILFSSQIFAKTSPQIEQQANKAIEQLYHSLDGLYKTTMPERIEWISAQFKNKPYLLGALGEGYTARFDQFPRYRTDAFDCATYVTTVMAIALANNTKTFEQCLKQVRYKNGRRSYIHRNHFTSLDWNVNNQSQGFLQDITLTIKNHQDKPIAQIAKAVINKPAWYQYKTTVHIRLHPEHQQEQQNRLEELKTKGQSLEIREAKIPYLPLNELFNNKKEANHYIFKQIPHGAIIEIIRPNWDLREKIGTCLNVSHIGFAIWSNGILYYREASSTEGKVIDIPLISYLKNTLDSPTIKGINVQVIKPQTPFEGQCKIN is encoded by the coding sequence ATGATTCGAAAAAATATAACTCATCCATCAACCCATTTAAATCAAAACAGCTCAAGAAAACATCTATTTTCTTTCAGCATACAAGAACACCTTGCATTGTTTAAAAAACAAAAACACAACCATCAATCCATGGTTATAGCGAGAGGATTTTTAATCATATTTGCAGTCATCTTATTTTCATCACAAATTTTTGCAAAAACCTCACCGCAGATTGAACAGCAAGCTAATAAAGCCATTGAGCAACTATACCACAGTCTTGACGGCTTATATAAGACCACCATGCCAGAGAGAATTGAGTGGATAAGTGCACAGTTTAAAAACAAACCTTATCTTCTTGGGGCTCTTGGGGAAGGATATACAGCACGTTTCGATCAGTTTCCTCGCTATCGCACCGATGCCTTTGATTGTGCCACTTATGTTACAACGGTAATGGCAATTGCTTTGGCAAATAATACAAAAACTTTTGAGCAGTGTCTGAAACAAGTACGGTATAAAAATGGCCGCCGCTCATACATCCATCGTAATCATTTCACTTCTCTCGACTGGAATGTGAATAATCAGTCCCAGGGATTTTTGCAGGACATTACTTTAACAATTAAAAACCATCAGGATAAGCCCATTGCCCAAATAGCCAAGGCAGTCATTAATAAACCTGCTTGGTATCAATACAAAACAACAGTGCATATACGTCTTCACCCGGAACATCAGCAAGAACAACAGAATCGGCTTGAGGAATTAAAAACAAAAGGACAGTCGCTGGAAATTCGCGAAGCAAAAATTCCATATCTTCCTTTAAATGAATTATTTAATAACAAGAAAGAAGCAAATCATTATATATTTAAACAAATTCCTCATGGAGCAATCATAGAAATTATAAGACCAAACTGGGATTTACGTGAAAAAATAGGCACCTGCTTAAATGTATCACATATAGGCTTTGCTATCTGGTCTAATGGCATTTTATATTATCGTGAGGCATCCTCCACAGAAGGAAAAGTTATTGACATCCCATTAATTAGCTATCTCAAAAACACGCTTGACAGCCCTACCATTAAAGGAATCAATGTACAGGTTATAAAACCTCAGACGCCATTTGAAGGTCAGTGTAAAATAAATTGA
- a CDS encoding nucleoside recognition domain-containing protein gives MLNAIWLGMIVLSVIVGMFQGRIDQVVQAATDSAKLGFEVALGLTGIMALWLGIMAIASASGLVTRFAQWLKPILSRLFPEVPIEHPAMGAMVMNISANMLGLGNAATPFGLEAMKELQKLNTHLTVASDSMCTFLAINTSSVQLLPVTAIAFLAAHGSTNPSEVIFSSLVATTASTVVAIIAVKQFARLPFFKIKSTGE, from the coding sequence ATGCTGAATGCAATTTGGTTAGGAATGATTGTGCTCTCGGTTATCGTCGGGATGTTTCAAGGAAGAATAGATCAAGTTGTTCAGGCCGCCACAGATTCGGCCAAACTGGGATTTGAGGTAGCGCTTGGTTTAACAGGCATCATGGCTTTATGGCTAGGAATCATGGCCATTGCTTCAGCATCGGGATTGGTCACTCGCTTTGCACAATGGCTTAAGCCCATTTTAAGCCGGCTTTTTCCGGAGGTACCTATAGAACATCCGGCAATGGGGGCTATGGTCATGAATATTTCAGCAAATATGCTTGGCCTGGGAAATGCTGCCACTCCTTTTGGATTGGAAGCGATGAAAGAATTGCAAAAGCTCAATACTCATTTAACGGTTGCCTCCGATTCAATGTGCACTTTTCTTGCCATAAACACCTCAAGTGTTCAGCTTTTACCGGTTACTGCTATTGCGTTTTTAGCCGCCCACGGCAGTACAAATCCAAGCGAGGTGATATTCAGCTCTCTTGTTGCAACGACTGCGTCAACTGTAGTTGCAATTATTGCGGTTAAGCAATTTGCAAGATTACCTTTTTTTAAAATTAAATCTACAGGTGAATGA
- the phbB gene encoding acetoacetyl-CoA reductase: protein MNRRIVVVTGGTGGIGTAICQHLAADYRVIACYYKNGQHEQAKQWQEEQKRAGYEIDIVYGNISDFSDCEKITSLVMERYGSIDVLVNNAGITKDISLKKMTPQQWQDVIDANLTSVFNMTRNVLPMMIEKKYGRIISISSINGRKGQFGQCNYASSKSALYGFSKSLAQEVAAKGITVNTVSPGYIETPMLASVSEDVMNAIIANIPVGRLGLPRDVAHAVAFLASEESDFITGANMDVNGGQYM from the coding sequence ATGAATCGTAGGATTGTTGTTGTAACCGGAGGTACAGGTGGCATAGGTACTGCCATCTGCCAACATTTGGCTGCAGATTACAGGGTGATCGCTTGCTATTATAAAAATGGCCAGCATGAGCAAGCCAAGCAGTGGCAGGAAGAGCAAAAAAGAGCAGGTTATGAAATCGATATCGTGTACGGTAATATATCCGATTTTTCCGACTGTGAAAAAATAACCTCGCTGGTTATGGAACGTTATGGAAGTATTGATGTTCTGGTCAATAATGCCGGAATTACAAAAGATATCAGTCTGAAAAAAATGACACCCCAACAATGGCAGGATGTGATTGATGCTAACCTAACCAGTGTCTTTAATATGACACGGAATGTTTTACCGATGATGATTGAGAAAAAGTACGGTCGTATCATTAGTATTTCCTCAATAAATGGTCGGAAGGGACAGTTTGGACAATGTAATTATGCTTCAAGTAAATCTGCTTTATATGGCTTTAGTAAAAGCCTTGCGCAAGAAGTAGCCGCAAAGGGAATTACGGTAAACACAGTTTCCCCAGGATACATTGAGACGCCAATGTTGGCTTCGGTTAGTGAGGATGTCATGAATGCTATCATTGCCAATATTCCTGTTGGGCGATTAGGTTTGCCAAGAGATGTGGCTCATGCTGTTGCCTTTCTTGCATCCGAAGAAAGTGATTTTATTACAGGAGCTAACATGGATGTAAATGGCGGTCAATATATGTAG
- a CDS encoding polyhydroxyalkanoate synthesis regulator DNA-binding domain-containing protein, with amino-acid sequence MSRLIKKYKNRRLYDTEISQYITIENLERYVVEGIPFKVIDSSTGKDLTNSTLLQIIVEMEAGATQFLSSYMLRQIICLAHHPMHHSLKTMMEQMLATMDKPLQATPYQKATEAWSEQLETVMQQWQNFFNKSK; translated from the coding sequence ATGTCAAGACTAATTAAGAAATATAAGAATCGTCGTTTATATGATACTGAAATCAGTCAGTATATTACGATTGAGAATTTAGAGCGTTATGTCGTAGAAGGAATTCCTTTTAAAGTGATTGATTCTTCTACGGGAAAGGATTTGACGAATTCCACACTGTTACAAATCATCGTTGAAATGGAAGCCGGTGCAACGCAATTTTTATCATCCTACATGTTGCGTCAGATCATTTGTCTGGCTCATCACCCCATGCATCATTCATTAAAAACAATGATGGAACAAATGCTTGCTACAATGGATAAACCTTTGCAGGCTACTCCTTATCAAAAAGCCACAGAAGCCTGGAGCGAGCAATTGGAAACCGTCATGCAGCAGTGGCAAAATTTTTTTAATAAATCGAAGTGA
- the glnE gene encoding bifunctional [glutamate--ammonia ligase]-adenylyl-L-tyrosine phosphorylase/[glutamate--ammonia-ligase] adenylyltransferase, with protein sequence MLTTQEIPDILRSKLLLIEKYFADVSHPCIDAVHRLLLTSDYAFRHRALLQELLAEDNLQHALGRSAYQSMLSHISFDTPQPQYAKVLRLFRHKHLLRVYLRELAGIAVTEETLLSWSDCADALILHCLDYCQHQLKTRFGTPRDSQGKTSHLLTLAMGKLGGRELNFSSDIDLIFAFSANGETDGKEQISNQQFYSRVIQLFVQCMQNISPEGFVFRVDLRLRPNGESGPLVSSLAAMETYYQEQGRDWERYAMVKARVIQQVDENACKTLYQIINPFVYRRYVDFSVIESLRSMKAMIEREVKLDPRLDDIKRGQGGIREVEFIIQSVQLIRGGRMPQLRQQNAMNALSILRKERLLDRAEALKQAYLFLRRLENVSQILNDQQIHCLPEEPIKKIQIAYAMHYTNWEDFFQRIQQYQRIISHSFQSVLKKMDVYEDEKRLLTKQLANIWHGHIEQNMAVNWLASIGFKEPERCYQMIHAFRHSPRCRRLTQTARIRLDRFMTLLLTELSVYEETDKILLQVIQLLENIVTRSAYLALLTENPSVLKELLFWFAHSPFISSLLVGQPFLLEILLDQDKNWKPLSKKQLADLLKAQLAHSNEPELKEEILRQFKLTHWLLAARAEVYHREDAVRIGRFLSDVAEIIVGELFILACEQLSEKYPDISHIQSNFAIIAYGKSGSREMNYASDLDLVFLHTAKSSEESLVTRLTQKILHMLMTRSQAGILYSVDTRLRPSGSAGLLVSHLDTFIDYQKTHAWTWEHQALVKARVLLGSPHFRRSFNHLKKYVLSLPRDEKQLKKDILDMRAKINHFQRGDEVKYAPGGLFDLEFLLQFLILRAAQPIFSRLIHPLSQMEKLYRLGILPEEQFKILNKAYRSYHAALHQSVIQEGKFELKQMRLDVLGLMKEIYS encoded by the coding sequence ATGCTGACAACTCAAGAAATCCCTGACATATTGCGCTCCAAACTCTTATTAATTGAAAAATATTTTGCTGATGTTTCTCATCCTTGCATTGATGCTGTCCATCGTTTGCTGTTAACCAGCGATTATGCTTTCAGACACAGAGCATTACTTCAGGAATTATTGGCTGAAGATAATTTACAACATGCCTTGGGCCGTTCTGCCTATCAGTCCATGTTATCTCATATCTCTTTTGATACACCACAGCCTCAATATGCGAAGGTGCTAAGATTGTTTCGACATAAACATTTATTGAGAGTTTACTTGCGTGAGCTTGCCGGAATAGCGGTAACCGAAGAGACGCTGTTATCCTGGTCTGACTGTGCTGATGCATTGATTCTGCATTGCCTGGATTATTGCCAACATCAACTGAAAACACGCTTTGGCACTCCGCGTGACTCTCAAGGCAAAACAAGTCATTTATTAACCTTGGCCATGGGAAAACTTGGTGGCAGAGAGCTTAATTTTTCTTCAGACATTGATTTGATTTTTGCTTTTTCAGCTAATGGAGAAACCGATGGAAAAGAACAGATTTCCAATCAGCAATTTTATTCCAGGGTAATACAACTGTTCGTTCAATGTATGCAGAATATCAGCCCCGAAGGCTTTGTCTTTCGAGTCGACTTACGTTTGCGTCCTAACGGGGAAAGCGGTCCTTTGGTCAGCAGCCTTGCAGCTATGGAGACCTATTATCAAGAGCAGGGTAGAGACTGGGAACGTTATGCCATGGTTAAAGCACGAGTTATTCAGCAGGTGGATGAAAATGCCTGTAAAACTCTTTATCAAATCATTAATCCTTTTGTTTATCGCCGTTATGTGGATTTTAGTGTGATTGAGTCCTTGCGAAGCATGAAAGCTATGATAGAGCGTGAGGTGAAACTTGACCCGAGACTTGATGACATCAAGCGTGGTCAGGGAGGGATAAGAGAGGTAGAGTTTATCATTCAAAGTGTGCAATTAATCCGGGGAGGCCGCATGCCCCAACTTCGCCAGCAAAATGCAATGAATGCCTTATCTATCCTAAGAAAAGAGCGGCTTCTCGACAGGGCAGAGGCACTAAAACAAGCCTATCTTTTTTTAAGACGACTTGAAAATGTCTCGCAGATTTTAAATGATCAACAAATTCATTGCCTGCCAGAGGAGCCGATTAAAAAAATACAGATAGCCTATGCCATGCATTACACAAACTGGGAGGATTTCTTTCAACGAATACAGCAATATCAAAGAATCATCAGCCATTCGTTTCAGTCAGTTTTAAAAAAAATGGATGTGTATGAAGATGAAAAACGATTACTGACAAAGCAATTGGCCAATATTTGGCATGGGCATATAGAACAAAACATGGCCGTCAATTGGTTAGCCAGTATTGGTTTTAAAGAGCCGGAGCGCTGCTATCAAATGATTCATGCCTTCAGGCACAGCCCGCGTTGTCGCCGTTTAACCCAGACCGCCAGAATACGTTTGGATCGCTTCATGACTCTTCTTTTGACTGAGTTATCGGTATACGAAGAGACGGATAAGATTTTGTTGCAAGTTATACAACTATTGGAAAATATTGTAACACGCAGCGCTTATCTCGCTTTATTGACGGAAAATCCCTCTGTTCTTAAAGAACTTTTGTTTTGGTTTGCCCATAGTCCTTTTATTTCTTCTTTATTGGTTGGCCAGCCTTTTTTACTTGAAATTTTGCTGGATCAGGATAAAAACTGGAAGCCTTTATCAAAAAAACAACTGGCCGACTTGCTAAAAGCCCAGTTAGCTCATAGTAATGAACCGGAGTTGAAAGAGGAAATACTGCGCCAGTTTAAATTGACTCATTGGTTACTGGCAGCAAGAGCAGAAGTTTATCACCGAGAGGATGCTGTAAGAATAGGTCGATTCTTGTCCGATGTAGCCGAGATTATTGTAGGTGAATTATTTATCCTTGCCTGCGAGCAGCTTTCTGAAAAATATCCTGACATTTCTCATATCCAATCCAATTTTGCCATCATTGCTTATGGCAAATCAGGAAGTCGGGAAATGAATTATGCTTCTGATTTGGATTTGGTTTTTTTGCATACGGCTAAATCATCCGAGGAAAGTCTGGTGACCCGATTGACCCAGAAAATATTGCATATGTTAATGACTCGTTCTCAGGCAGGTATTTTATATTCGGTGGATACTCGTTTAAGACCTTCAGGGTCTGCCGGTCTTCTCGTTAGTCATTTAGATACTTTTATTGACTACCAAAAGACCCATGCCTGGACTTGGGAACATCAGGCACTGGTAAAAGCCCGGGTTCTTTTAGGTAGTCCACATTTCCGCCGATCTTTTAATCATTTAAAAAAGTATGTTTTAAGTTTGCCAAGAGATGAGAAGCAGCTTAAAAAAGATATATTGGATATGCGGGCTAAAATAAATCATTTTCAGAGGGGGGATGAAGTAAAGTATGCTCCAGGAGGTTTGTTTGATTTGGAATTTTTGTTGCAATTTTTGATATTACGTGCTGCCCAGCCCATTTTTTCACGTTTGATTCATCCTTTGTCTCAGATGGAAAAATTATATCGTCTGGGGATTCTGCCTGAGGAACAATTTAAAATATTAAACAAGGCTTATCGGAGTTACCATGCTGCTTTGCATCAGAGCGTTATACAAGAGGGAAAATTTGAGTTAAAACAAATGAGATTGGATGTTCTTGGCCTGATGAAAGAGATTTATAGTTAA